Proteins encoded in a region of the Magallana gigas chromosome 8, xbMagGiga1.1, whole genome shotgun sequence genome:
- the LOC105340293 gene encoding uncharacterized protein → MQFILFLMIVAAAQAETNTGQCKEMLQGYLTGQLSSALGAYQVEALRREFKGFTDVIEKSMREFKENIETKLRNIKDTSNSSAVYTRWGSKNCPGSADLVLSGYVGGSLFSHTGAAVEPLCLPRNPEWGDYRDETDGAKAYIYGAEYQTGDSAGKLIKLHDHDVPCAVCLVRNRSVVKMFPARKTCDEGWKLEYHGYLMAGYYNHSAGSSYTCVDSDPDTLQGGHIDNNGYLFYLVEAICGSLKCPPYVNGRELVCVVCSFEK, encoded by the exons ATGCAATTCATACTGTTTCTGATGATCGTTGCTGCTGCACAAGCTGAGACAAATACCGGACAGTGTAAAGAAATGTTACAGGGTTATCTGACAGGACAGCTGTCATCGGCTCTAGGAGCTTACCAAGTAGAAGCTTTGAGGCGAGAGTTCAAAGGTTTTACTGACGTCATTGAGAAATCAATGAGAGAGTTCAAAGAAAACATTGAGACAAAGCTGAGAAACATCAAAG ATACATCAAACAGTAGCGCTGTTTACACACGATGGGGTAGTAAAAACTGCCCTGGCAGTGCAGACTTGGTTCTTTCAG GCTATGTTGGTGGATCACTTTTTTCTCATACGGGGGCAGCAGTTGAACCTCTTTGTTTACCCAGAAATCCAGAATGGGGAGACTACAGAGATGAAACGGATGGGGCAAAAGCTTATATTTACGGGGCAGAATACCAAACGGGTGATTCAGCTGGGAAGTTGATTAAACTTCATGATCATGACGTCCCTTGTGCCGTGTGTTTGGTTCGTAACAGGTCGGTGGTAAAGATGTTTCCAG CTAGAAAAACATGTGACGAGGGTTGGAAGCTTGAGTACCATGGCTATCTCATGGCAGGCTACTATAACCACAGTGCTGGATCATCATACACCTGTGTCGATAGTGACCCAGATACCTTACAAGGCGGTCACATTGACAACAACGGATACCTGTTCTATCTCGTGGAGGCAATTTGTGGCTCACTCAAGTGTCCGCCTTACGTTAATGGAAGAGAACTTGTCTGTGTTGTCTGTTCCTTTGAAAAAtga